A DNA window from Sulfitobacter sp. BSw21498 contains the following coding sequences:
- a CDS encoding sensor histidine kinase produces the protein MTNNVVVFGSLRNRLAMILTGGAALLAMLLFFVVRAYATQIAQEGQDNILGASVSSILDAAVLRDGAVELDFPYASLSMLSTSADDRVFYAIYEDGALLSGYDGLEAVLPVQSGESIFTSTNYDNAIIRVATASRTLIGIDTPRQVSVSVAQTQDALAETLNRISRNVALFGAGFFALATALAFWAASTTIGQLSRLTTSVTRRGPQDLSPFLKPVPSEMVPLVGSLNTLMSRLDQSLKQSEDFIAEAAHRVRTPLATVRSYAEATFQRVETQENRDALRSMMRAIDESSRAAGQLLDHAMVTFRAENLEREDVELDELLRDLVQRMMPVADMRDVTIDLESTEPAIIRGDPVLLQNAFRNLIDNALKYAPADTSITIHVQTKPRISVDVLDQGRGFLPTEMDKLAGRFVRGGDTQGHIGSGLGLTIAQDVATAHNGTMVLSNRTEGGACVTLQF, from the coding sequence ATGACGAATAACGTCGTCGTCTTTGGATCACTGCGCAATCGGCTGGCGATGATACTGACCGGTGGGGCGGCCCTTCTTGCGATGCTGTTGTTCTTTGTTGTACGGGCCTATGCGACCCAAATAGCGCAAGAGGGTCAGGACAACATTCTCGGCGCGTCGGTCTCCTCCATTCTTGACGCCGCTGTTTTGCGCGACGGCGCTGTTGAATTGGACTTTCCCTATGCGTCCCTGTCCATGCTCAGCACATCGGCCGACGATCGCGTGTTCTATGCTATCTACGAGGATGGCGCGCTGCTGTCTGGCTACGATGGATTGGAGGCCGTCCTGCCCGTCCAATCCGGTGAAAGTATTTTCACATCGACGAACTACGACAACGCCATCATCCGTGTCGCCACTGCGAGCCGAACTTTGATCGGGATCGATACGCCGCGACAGGTCTCTGTCAGCGTGGCACAGACCCAAGATGCGCTGGCCGAAACGCTGAACAGGATTTCGCGCAACGTGGCCTTGTTCGGGGCGGGTTTCTTCGCCCTTGCGACTGCGTTGGCATTTTGGGCAGCGTCAACGACGATCGGCCAACTAAGCCGTCTGACCACATCCGTGACGCGGCGCGGCCCGCAGGACCTCAGCCCGTTCCTCAAACCGGTGCCCTCTGAAATGGTCCCACTGGTGGGGTCGCTGAATACGCTCATGTCACGCTTGGACCAATCCCTAAAGCAATCCGAAGACTTCATCGCCGAGGCGGCGCACCGTGTCCGCACGCCGCTGGCCACCGTGCGGTCTTACGCAGAGGCCACATTTCAGCGGGTAGAGACACAGGAAAACCGCGACGCCTTGCGCTCCATGATGCGCGCAATTGACGAAAGCTCGCGCGCGGCGGGGCAGTTGCTTGATCATGCGATGGTCACCTTTAGGGCCGAGAACCTCGAACGCGAAGACGTAGAACTTGATGAGTTGTTGCGTGACCTCGTGCAACGGATGATGCCTGTGGCCGATATGCGCGATGTAACAATTGACCTTGAAAGCACCGAACCCGCGATCATACGGGGCGATCCGGTCTTGCTGCAAAACGCCTTTCGCAACCTCATCGACAATGCGCTTAAATACGCGCCGGCGGACACGTCGATTACGATCCACGTTCAAACAAAGCCGCGTATTTCGGTCGATGTCCTTGATCAGGGTCGCGGGTTCTTACCCACCGAGATGGACAAGCTCGCCGGACGGTTTGTCCGCGGCGGTGATACGCAGGGGCACATCGGGTCCGGGCTTGGGCTGACAATTGCGCAAGACGTGGCAACCGCGCACAACGGCACCATGGTATTGTCCAACAGAACGGAAGGCGGCGCATGCGTTACTTTGCAATTCTAA
- a CDS encoding ABC transporter substrate-binding protein has protein sequence MRYFAILILSVWPVFAAAQDWEDRRIFGGESAPHSLRILSSTDTSFFIPIIESFIAQRPGISVEYLVTGTADLDDLFRRNPGQFDVVISSAMDLQLKLTNDGFAQRLGELEHPDWAQWRSSLFAFTIEPAAIVINAAAFKGLPLPATRQDLIEVLRANAELFDGKVGTYDVRLSGLGYLFATQDARASETFWRLMEVIGSLDAQLYCCSGEMIDDLAEGRILVAYNVLGSYALARADTQDALTVILPSDFPTTMMRSAFVSKSASDLILAESFVSHLIGLQAEGSSENFPLPSLDAFQATSGRASISLEPALMTYLDRLKQQIFIREWESAIIQER, from the coding sequence ATGCGTTACTTTGCAATTCTAATCCTGTCTGTCTGGCCAGTGTTTGCGGCCGCTCAAGATTGGGAGGATCGGCGGATCTTCGGGGGCGAAAGCGCGCCGCACTCGCTGCGGATACTCTCCAGCACAGACACGTCGTTTTTCATTCCGATAATCGAGAGTTTTATTGCACAGCGGCCGGGCATTTCCGTTGAATATCTTGTCACAGGTACAGCCGATCTGGATGATCTATTCCGCCGGAACCCTGGCCAATTTGACGTTGTCATTTCAAGCGCGATGGATTTGCAACTCAAGCTCACCAATGACGGCTTTGCACAGCGGCTGGGAGAGTTGGAGCATCCCGACTGGGCGCAATGGCGCAGCAGTCTGTTTGCGTTCACCATCGAACCGGCGGCCATCGTCATCAACGCCGCCGCGTTTAAAGGACTGCCGTTACCCGCCACGCGCCAAGACTTGATCGAAGTCCTGCGTGCCAACGCAGAGCTGTTTGACGGAAAGGTCGGGACCTACGATGTGCGCCTTTCGGGATTGGGGTACCTGTTTGCAACGCAAGACGCCCGTGCCTCTGAAACATTTTGGCGGCTCATGGAAGTCATCGGCAGTCTTGACGCGCAACTCTATTGTTGTTCGGGTGAAATGATTGACGACCTCGCAGAAGGTCGCATTTTGGTCGCTTATAATGTGCTTGGCAGCTACGCACTGGCGCGTGCAGACACCCAAGACGCGTTGACCGTCATCCTGCCCTCCGACTTTCCGACGACCATGATGCGATCCGCATTCGTGTCCAAATCTGCATCGGACCTGATCTTGGCTGAATCTTTCGTGAGCCACCTGATCGGTCTGCAAGCTGAAGGCTCCTCTGAAAACTTCCCCTTGCCATCGCTTGATGCATTTCAAGCCACCAGTGGCCGTGCGTCCATCAGCCTCGAACCTGCGTTGATGACGTATCTTGATCGGCTCAAGCAGCAAATTTTCATTCGTGAATGGGAAAGTGCGATTATCCAAGAGCGGTAG
- a CDS encoding IS3 family transposase, giving the protein MTWHLRNEDHLLNEKRIRRLMRMMGLMPIYQKPDIPPPLSGSCCA; this is encoded by the coding sequence ATGACATGGCATTTGCGCAATGAAGACCATCTGCTGAACGAGAAGCGGATCAGACGCCTGATGCGGATGATGGGCCTCATGCCGATCTATCAGAAACCTGACATCCCGCCGCCCCTCTCGGGATCATGCTGCGCATAA
- a CDS encoding copper resistance system multicopper oxidase, giving the protein MNSIAMFRAALLGLAVTTLGGLSASAETYDISVDNIRIDTGDFKKKGVGYNNSQIPTVLRFKEGENVILNVKNNLRESTSIHWHGLILPFRQDGVPGISFNGIKPGTTFTYNFPIKQAGTYWFHSHSGFQEPDGAYGAIVIEPKGHDPIHADRDYVVQLTDKHPHSGNKIFRNVKRSADYYNRSQRTLDDLLNDAQADGLKATLKDRKMWGKMRMTPTDVEDIQGFTALINGQSTKQNWTGLFKAGEKVRLRLINSSAMTYFDVRVPGLKMTVVQADGNNVKPVVVDELRIAVAETYDVIVEPRKNMPYSVIAESMGRTGLVRGTLSPQAGLVGGVPRLRPQPLLTMADMSGMMGGMGMDMNGMSMGGMDMGGMKMNLTDTGMNDMAGMEMPKAGADPHAGHDMANMDMGDMKMPKKKADAHAGHNMKNMDMGGKKMSKKSMAGMNDMNGKTEFYAQGSGLTPHAANGGKFLSYDDLKASNPLFRDRKPTRTIELRLTGNMERYIWSINGVKMEDADPIVLNYGERVRFKFVNETMMAHPMHLHGMWSLLDTGKGKWNPIKHTVNINPGTTVYTETEVDASGQWAFHCHLSYHAEAGMFRKVVVVGGPA; this is encoded by the coding sequence ATGAATTCCATTGCCATGTTCCGCGCGGCCCTTTTGGGGTTGGCGGTAACCACTTTGGGCGGGCTAAGCGCCTCTGCTGAAACCTATGACATCAGCGTCGACAACATCCGTATCGACACCGGTGACTTCAAGAAAAAGGGCGTCGGCTATAACAACAGCCAGATCCCTACTGTTCTGCGCTTCAAAGAGGGTGAAAACGTCATCCTCAATGTCAAAAACAACCTGCGCGAGTCGACGTCGATCCACTGGCACGGTCTGATCCTGCCGTTCCGCCAAGACGGCGTGCCCGGTATCAGCTTTAACGGCATCAAGCCGGGCACTACCTTCACCTATAACTTTCCGATCAAACAGGCAGGCACCTATTGGTTCCACAGCCACTCCGGCTTCCAAGAACCTGACGGAGCTTACGGCGCGATTGTGATCGAACCTAAGGGCCACGATCCTATCCATGCCGATCGCGATTATGTCGTGCAATTGACCGATAAACACCCCCACAGTGGCAACAAGATTTTCCGCAATGTGAAACGCTCGGCGGATTACTATAACCGCTCGCAACGCACGCTTGATGACCTGCTGAACGACGCTCAGGCAGACGGGCTGAAAGCGACCCTCAAAGACCGCAAGATGTGGGGCAAGATGCGGATGACCCCGACCGACGTCGAGGACATCCAAGGCTTCACCGCCCTGATCAACGGGCAGAGCACCAAACAAAACTGGACCGGCCTGTTCAAAGCAGGTGAAAAAGTCCGCCTGCGGCTCATCAACTCGTCAGCAATGACCTATTTCGATGTGCGCGTGCCCGGCCTGAAGATGACGGTCGTCCAAGCGGACGGCAATAATGTCAAACCTGTTGTGGTCGACGAGTTGCGCATCGCGGTCGCCGAGACCTACGACGTGATCGTCGAGCCGCGCAAAAACATGCCCTACTCGGTGATCGCTGAGTCGATGGGCCGCACGGGTCTGGTGCGCGGTACCCTGTCACCGCAGGCCGGACTTGTTGGTGGTGTTCCCCGTTTGCGCCCGCAACCGCTTCTTACCATGGCTGATATGTCCGGCATGATGGGCGGCATGGGCATGGATATGAACGGCATGAGCATGGGCGGCATGGACATGGGCGGTATGAAAATGAACCTTACCGATACCGGCATGAACGACATGGCCGGAATGGAGATGCCGAAAGCTGGCGCTGATCCACACGCAGGCCATGACATGGCAAACATGGATATGGGCGATATGAAGATGCCCAAGAAGAAGGCTGATGCTCACGCGGGGCACAACATGAAGAACATGGACATGGGCGGCAAGAAAATGTCCAAGAAATCCATGGCAGGCATGAACGACATGAACGGCAAAACTGAGTTCTATGCGCAGGGCAGCGGATTGACGCCCCATGCAGCGAACGGCGGCAAGTTTCTATCCTATGACGACCTGAAAGCCAGCAACCCGCTGTTTCGTGATCGCAAGCCGACGCGCACGATCGAGCTGCGTCTGACCGGCAATATGGAGCGTTATATCTGGTCGATCAACGGCGTTAAGATGGAAGATGCCGACCCGATCGTGCTGAACTATGGCGAGCGTGTACGCTTTAAGTTCGTGAACGAGACGATGATGGCGCACCCGATGCACCTGCACGGCATGTGGTCCTTGCTTGATACCGGCAAGGGCAAGTGGAACCCCATCAAGCATACCGTCAACATCAATCCCGGTACCACGGTCTATACCGAAACCGAAGTGGACGCCTCGGGTCAGTGGGCCTTCCACTGCCACCTGTCCTACCACGCCGAAGCGGGCATGTTCCGCAAAGTCGTCGTTGTTGGTGGTCCGGCATGA
- a CDS encoding copper resistance protein B codes for MKNLITSGAVALATFTAGAALAEPGVPPLIYGVQVEQLEYRFGENDEELLVWDFDAMVGNDELKLVFRSEAEMETSSNDFETLENQLRLQKPISDFFDAAVGVHASTPTDGPDRYNLVVGVKGLAPQWFEIDADLYLSEHPFGRFEAEYEALLTNRLILTPSIEVNMPFKDDTEAGQAAGGATIEIGARLSYDLVDRAISPYVGVNYEKSFGGTADLTEAAGGQSDNLSLVFGTRLFF; via the coding sequence ATGAAAAACCTTATCACGTCCGGAGCAGTGGCTCTGGCAACCTTTACCGCAGGCGCTGCCTTAGCAGAGCCTGGTGTCCCACCGCTGATCTATGGCGTTCAAGTCGAACAGCTTGAATATCGTTTTGGCGAAAATGACGAAGAGCTCCTCGTTTGGGATTTCGACGCCATGGTCGGCAATGACGAATTGAAGCTCGTATTCAGAAGCGAAGCAGAAATGGAAACATCGTCAAACGACTTCGAGACGCTGGAAAACCAGCTGCGTTTGCAAAAGCCGATCTCGGATTTCTTTGATGCCGCTGTCGGCGTGCATGCCAGCACCCCGACCGACGGGCCCGACCGGTATAATCTGGTGGTCGGCGTCAAAGGGCTCGCGCCGCAGTGGTTCGAGATCGACGCAGATCTTTACCTTTCCGAGCACCCGTTTGGCCGGTTTGAGGCTGAATACGAGGCTCTGCTGACCAACCGGTTGATCCTGACGCCAAGCATCGAAGTCAACATGCCGTTCAAGGATGACACCGAAGCGGGCCAAGCGGCTGGCGGTGCAACGATCGAGATCGGCGCACGGCTCAGCTACGATCTCGTGGATCGCGCCATTTCGCCCTACGTCGGGGTGAATTACGAGAAGTCCTTTGGCGGCACGGCCGACCTGACTGAGGCTGCGGGGGGCCAAAGCGACAATCTCTCCCTTGTGTTCGGGACACGTCTGTTTTTCTGA
- a CDS encoding c-type cytochrome — MKWIAIAFALIVMIAGAWYITPNGNQYTRPSTDRKPTLPEGAIVSVTLPASFSEQEQIGARAYDAACAACHGANAQGQDGIAPPLVHKIYEPGHHGDMAFVLAAKTGVRAHHWRFGNMPAVEGVTKADVLNIVAYVRALQRANGIN, encoded by the coding sequence ATGAAATGGATAGCGATTGCATTTGCCTTGATCGTAATGATTGCCGGGGCTTGGTACATCACTCCGAACGGTAATCAATATACCAGGCCATCGACGGACCGAAAACCAACCTTGCCAGAAGGTGCGATCGTTTCCGTTACCCTGCCTGCCAGCTTTTCCGAGCAGGAGCAAATTGGCGCGCGCGCCTATGATGCAGCCTGTGCTGCGTGCCACGGCGCAAATGCGCAGGGTCAGGACGGCATTGCCCCGCCTCTGGTGCATAAGATTTACGAACCCGGCCACCATGGTGACATGGCTTTTGTCCTTGCGGCGAAAACCGGCGTTCGTGCGCATCACTGGAGGTTTGGGAACATGCCCGCCGTTGAGGGCGTGACGAAAGCCGATGTTCTCAATATCGTCGCCTACGTTCGTGCATTGCAGCGCGCCAACGGTATCAACTGA
- a CDS encoding ABC transporter transmembrane domain-containing protein, translating to MTFMDRYHVFVHDVSAIFGYDYNDATPDWVHPFIHIILILTPALLITAGGYLVLRGLLGFWRRQSAPAIQFQPIRGLDAGLFASVLRYSKRQQAIMVMISLIAMPILYLTLELPKQIVNNALDGPRFPINVYGWDMDQLSLLLLLCGLYLLAIILNGLNKYILNVFNGYVAERFLRRFRLLVYRQWRRDPNSTDKSEIVPILAQEVEPIGGFAADVLTLPILQGGTLATILLFMFIQDPVLGAAALTVLPIQLVLLPRLQRRVNVLSRTRIKEVRQLGRHLSDQLRARQAESGGLGPASASFRELERVRRRIFRLKFFIKALNNFLTALTPFLFYSLGGYFVIEGRITLGALVAVLAAHKDFSAPLKELFRYYQTLEDTKIRYQEITNFFRKKEQFSQPEERRSPPVDPVPTMSQFVNRRGQHYTAGTLGPRRNFKEGI from the coding sequence ATGACGTTCATGGATAGATATCACGTGTTTGTACACGACGTATCCGCCATCTTTGGATACGACTACAACGACGCGACGCCCGATTGGGTACATCCGTTTATTCACATCATCCTGATTTTGACGCCGGCGTTGCTGATCACTGCCGGCGGCTATCTTGTACTTCGCGGGCTTTTGGGGTTCTGGCGACGACAAAGCGCACCCGCAATTCAGTTCCAGCCTATTCGGGGGCTCGATGCGGGTCTTTTCGCCAGCGTCTTGAGGTACTCAAAACGGCAACAGGCCATCATGGTCATGATCAGCTTGATTGCTATGCCGATACTCTATTTGACCTTGGAATTGCCAAAACAGATCGTGAACAATGCGCTGGATGGGCCGCGTTTTCCAATCAACGTCTATGGCTGGGACATGGATCAGCTTTCCCTGCTCCTACTGCTCTGCGGTCTTTACCTTCTGGCGATCATTTTGAACGGGCTTAATAAATACATCCTGAACGTATTTAACGGCTATGTCGCTGAACGGTTCTTGCGGCGTTTCAGGTTGCTGGTCTACCGGCAGTGGCGCAGAGATCCTAACTCCACAGACAAAAGCGAGATCGTCCCGATCCTTGCTCAGGAGGTTGAGCCGATCGGGGGCTTCGCGGCGGATGTTCTCACCTTGCCGATCCTGCAAGGCGGTACTCTCGCGACCATCCTGCTGTTCATGTTTATTCAAGATCCGGTTTTGGGCGCTGCCGCACTTACGGTTTTGCCCATTCAGCTGGTCCTGCTGCCTAGATTACAGCGTCGGGTCAATGTCCTGTCGCGCACAAGGATCAAGGAGGTACGACAGCTCGGCAGGCACCTCAGCGACCAGTTGCGCGCAAGGCAAGCCGAGTCTGGTGGCCTGGGCCCGGCCAGCGCGAGTTTTCGAGAACTTGAGCGGGTGCGACGCAGAATATTTCGATTGAAATTCTTTATCAAGGCACTGAACAATTTCCTGACTGCTCTTACTCCGTTTCTCTTCTACTCATTGGGCGGGTACTTTGTAATCGAGGGCCGGATTACGCTTGGAGCGCTGGTCGCTGTGCTAGCCGCTCACAAGGACTTTTCGGCACCCCTGAAGGAACTCTTCCGATACTATCAGACCCTCGAAGACACAAAGATAAGGTATCAGGAGATTACGAATTTTTTCAGGAAAAAGGAGCAGTTTTCTCAACCCGAAGAACGACGAAGTCCACCAGTCGATCCAGTGCCTACCATGTCGCAATTCGTCAATCGTCGTGGCCAGCATTACACTGCGGGTACGCTTGGGCCTCGCCGCAACTTTAAAGAAGGAATTTAG
- a CDS encoding cupredoxin domain-containing protein yields the protein MNAALNIFTLCLSLILIGTLTQASSGKGQKPRSTAYNLPGHDPIGKPGDNASITRTIEISIKETENGYLLFEPDAIHIEKDSVVRFVVNNPGDLDHDFFLGSFNEIAEHKQWMREHPDMQHDGLNAVSISSGQSDELAWQFSAATNLEFACLRPAHREAGMWGVIMVHERLASNSNG from the coding sequence ATGAATGCAGCCCTAAATATTTTTACCCTCTGTCTATCGTTGATTTTGATCGGCACACTCACGCAAGCAAGCTCGGGCAAAGGCCAAAAGCCTCGCTCCACCGCCTACAACCTGCCGGGGCACGATCCGATTGGAAAGCCCGGTGATAACGCTTCTATAACAAGAACAATCGAAATTTCGATCAAAGAAACCGAGAACGGCTATTTGCTGTTTGAGCCAGACGCGATCCATATCGAAAAGGATTCAGTTGTAAGGTTTGTAGTCAATAACCCGGGGGATCTGGATCACGATTTTTTTCTTGGCTCGTTCAATGAAATTGCTGAACACAAGCAATGGATGCGTGAACACCCAGACATGCAGCATGACGGCCTCAATGCTGTTTCCATCTCAAGTGGGCAAAGTGACGAGTTAGCATGGCAGTTCTCAGCCGCGACGAACCTCGAATTTGCCTGCCTCCGGCCTGCTCATCGCGAAGCAGGTATGTGGGGAGTCATCATGGTACATGAGCGCCTTGCCTCAAACTCCAACGGGTGA
- a CDS encoding IS110 family transposase, translating into MAKQKTGRTPVIETVDIGAAAVDIGSREHMAAVNPDVTDTPVRAFGTFTHDLHDLADWFKSHGVTSVAMESTGEYWIPAYEILEQCGFEVILVNARYAKNVPGRKTDVSDASWLRQLHSYGLLRGSFRPTAEIATLRAYLRQRERLVEYAAAHIH; encoded by the coding sequence ATGGCAAAGCAAAAGACCGGACGGACCCCCGTAATTGAGACCGTGGACATCGGCGCTGCCGCTGTTGATATCGGCTCGCGCGAACATATGGCAGCGGTGAACCCCGACGTAACGGATACACCGGTGCGTGCGTTTGGGACCTTCACTCATGATCTGCACGATCTCGCGGACTGGTTTAAATCGCACGGTGTGACCAGCGTCGCGATGGAATCCACGGGCGAGTATTGGATCCCAGCCTACGAGATACTCGAACAGTGCGGCTTCGAGGTTATTCTGGTCAACGCGCGCTACGCCAAGAACGTACCCGGCCGGAAAACCGACGTCAGTGACGCCAGTTGGCTGCGGCAGCTACATTCCTATGGGCTTCTGCGTGGCAGCTTTCGACCAACGGCTGAGATTGCAACGCTGCGGGCCTATTTGCGCCAACGGGAACGGCTGGTCGAGTATGCGGCGGCTCATATCCATTGA